In Gemmatimonadetes bacterium T265, one DNA window encodes the following:
- a CDS encoding MFS transporter, producing the protein MSAAPSIPPPPETTPQPAAEITPRPAPPNAGPPSRLRALRALRSLRSRNYRLFFTGQSISLVGTWVTRIATSWLVYQLTGSAWWLGVVGFVGLLPTLVVAPVAGVLVDRWDRHRVLLVTQALSLLQSAALAALAFTHTVTVAHILWLQLVQGLVNALDTPARQAFVVEMVDDRADLPNAIALNSSMFNGTRVVGPAVGGALLAAAGAGWCFALDAVSYVAVIASLFLMHLPARAGAPPTRGLGAVLAELREGVRYAAGFPPVRSLLVLVGLLGVFGMPYTTLMPEVASRVLHGGPHLLGWLMTAGGVGALGGAVYLAGRTTVVGLGRVIAAGGVAVGLALVAFSFARTAWLALALLTVVGGTFMMTTAACNTILQTILPEALRGRVMALYTVAFLGTAPIGSLLAGTLAARIGTPWTICAGAVGCLLAGIWFATERKGLAEYVRPIYVEQGILEVQDGEVRSGRA; encoded by the coding sequence GTGTCCGCTGCGCCTTCCATTCCACCGCCCCCGGAAACAACCCCGCAACCGGCTGCGGAGATCACCCCACGACCGGCTCCCCCGAACGCCGGGCCGCCGTCGCGCCTGCGCGCGCTCCGCGCGCTCCGCTCGCTTCGCTCGCGCAACTACCGCCTGTTCTTCACCGGGCAGAGCATCTCGCTCGTCGGCACCTGGGTCACGCGCATCGCGACGAGCTGGCTCGTCTACCAGCTCACCGGCTCCGCGTGGTGGCTCGGCGTCGTCGGCTTCGTCGGGCTGCTGCCGACGCTCGTCGTCGCGCCCGTGGCGGGCGTGCTCGTCGACCGGTGGGACCGGCACCGCGTCCTCCTCGTGACGCAGGCGCTGTCGCTGCTGCAGTCGGCGGCGCTCGCCGCGCTCGCCTTCACGCACACGGTCACGGTCGCGCACATCCTCTGGCTGCAGCTCGTGCAGGGGCTCGTGAACGCGCTCGACACCCCCGCGCGGCAGGCGTTCGTGGTGGAGATGGTCGACGACCGCGCCGACCTGCCCAACGCGATCGCGCTCAACTCGTCGATGTTCAACGGCACGCGCGTGGTCGGCCCCGCGGTCGGCGGCGCGCTGCTCGCGGCCGCGGGCGCGGGCTGGTGCTTCGCGCTCGACGCCGTGAGCTACGTCGCGGTGATCGCGTCGCTCTTCCTGATGCACCTCCCCGCGCGCGCCGGCGCGCCGCCCACCCGCGGCCTCGGCGCGGTGCTCGCCGAGCTGCGCGAGGGCGTGCGCTACGCGGCCGGCTTCCCGCCGGTGCGCAGCCTGCTCGTCCTCGTCGGGCTGCTCGGCGTGTTCGGCATGCCCTACACGACGCTCATGCCCGAGGTCGCGTCCAGGGTGTTGCACGGCGGCCCGCACCTGCTGGGCTGGCTGATGACCGCCGGCGGCGTCGGCGCGTTAGGCGGGGCGGTCTACCTCGCGGGGCGGACGACCGTCGTCGGGCTCGGGCGCGTGATCGCCGCGGGCGGCGTCGCGGTGGGCCTCGCGCTCGTCGCGTTCTCCTTCGCGCGCACGGCCTGGCTCGCGCTCGCGCTGCTCACCGTCGTCGGCGGCACGTTCATGATGACGACGGCGGCGTGCAACACGATCCTGCAGACGATCCTCCCCGAGGCGCTCCGCGGGCGGGTGATGGCGCTCTACACCGTGGCCTTCCTCGGCACCGCGCCGATCGGCTCGCTGCTCGCCGGGACGCTCGCGGCGCGCATCGGGACGCCGTGGACGATCTGCGCGGGGGCAGTCGGATGCCTGCTCGCGGGGATATGGTTCGCGACGGAGCGGAAGGGGCTGGCGGAGTACGTACGGCCGATTTATGTCGAGCAGGGGATTTTGGAGGTGCAAGACGGGGAGGTAAGAAGCGGGAGGGCGTAG
- a CDS encoding Zn-dependent hydrolase, which translates to MPSITARTRRGATVRTVAAGTAAAGGAALGWRVVRAFGGTPSGARLERVRRSPHYADGRFHNALPSVMKTTPRLVAEWFFGTTPRRPTAPVPVDSLTPDALAVASDDLRLTWLGHATVLIELEGRRFLTDPVLLDDHAGPGPLGMRRFFPAPVAPAALPPLDAVLVTHDHYDHLGESTVRALAALGRTPRWVAPLGVGARLESWGVPPDAITELDWWEETAVAGVRLVCTPARHFSGRALGDRDRTLWGGFAVAGARRRLYVAGDSGLTPEFVEVGARLGPFDATLIEIGAYGQGWPDIHLGPEQAVAAHQAARGGLMLPVHWATFNLALHGWTEPAERVIVAAERAGVPLALPRPGQAVDVAAPPPVARWWPALPWQTAEEAPIVSSGMPAGG; encoded by the coding sequence ATGCCTTCCATCACCGCCCGCACGCGCCGCGGCGCCACAGTTCGCACTGTGGCGGCGGGAACCGCGGCGGCCGGAGGCGCGGCGCTCGGGTGGCGCGTCGTGCGCGCGTTCGGCGGCACGCCGTCCGGGGCGCGGCTCGAGCGCGTGCGCCGCTCGCCGCACTACGCCGACGGCCGGTTTCACAACGCGCTGCCGTCGGTGATGAAGACGACGCCGCGCCTCGTCGCCGAGTGGTTCTTCGGCACGACCCCGCGCCGGCCGACGGCGCCGGTGCCGGTCGACTCGCTCACCCCCGACGCGCTCGCGGTCGCGTCGGACGACCTGCGGCTCACGTGGCTCGGCCACGCGACCGTCCTCATCGAACTGGAGGGGCGCCGCTTCCTCACCGACCCCGTCCTGCTCGACGACCACGCCGGCCCGGGGCCGCTCGGGATGCGCCGCTTCTTTCCGGCCCCGGTCGCGCCCGCCGCGCTCCCGCCGCTCGACGCGGTGCTCGTCACACACGACCACTACGACCACCTCGGCGAATCCACCGTGCGCGCGCTCGCCGCGTTAGGCAGAACGCCGCGCTGGGTCGCCCCGCTCGGCGTCGGCGCGCGGCTCGAGAGCTGGGGCGTGCCGCCCGACGCGATCACGGAGCTGGACTGGTGGGAGGAGACCGCGGTGGCGGGCGTGCGGCTCGTCTGTACGCCGGCGCGGCACTTCTCCGGGCGCGCACTCGGGGACCGCGACCGCACGCTCTGGGGCGGGTTCGCCGTCGCCGGCGCGCGGCGGCGCCTGTACGTCGCCGGCGACTCCGGCCTAACGCCAGAGTTCGTCGAGGTCGGCGCGCGGCTCGGCCCGTTCGACGCGACGCTGATCGAGATCGGCGCGTACGGGCAGGGGTGGCCCGACATCCACCTCGGCCCCGAGCAGGCGGTCGCGGCGCACCAGGCGGCGCGCGGCGGGCTGATGCTGCCCGTGCACTGGGCCACGTTCAACCTCGCCCTCCACGGGTGGACCGAGCCGGCCGAGCGGGTGATCGTCGCGGCCGAACGCGCCGGCGTGCCGCTCGCGCTGCCGCGCCCCGGGCAGGCGGTGGACGTGGCCGCGCCGCCACCCGTGGCGCGCTGGTGGCCGGCGCTGCCCTGGCAGACGGCGGAAGAGGCGCCGATCGTCTCGTCGGGGATGCCCGCGGGCGGCTGA
- a CDS encoding adenosine deaminase gives MPPASPAPPLPPELDRRLREMPKVELHVHLEGAMDADAVWAMAERNGTPLPAASIDEWRSFYAFRDFDHFITVYTAAARAMRTPEDWAFMAERFCAGQAAQHVVYTEAFLSASLMLQTLPPAVLVDALAAGVAAGEARHGVRVRFIPDIARHVPDTQRAVLDFVSLGHERGLFLGLGLGGPEVGFPPELFRETYAEARRRGLRVVAHAGETVGAAGVRGALEALGAERIGHGVRVLEDPALVELARARGVPFEVCPTSNYRLKVVPEGAPHPIRAMVDAGLLCTVNSDDPPMFGTTLVDEYRRLARQGFAWDELWALNANALGAAFLGDAERAAYRARFDAWRATA, from the coding sequence ATGCCGCCTGCCTCCCCCGCCCCGCCCCTCCCGCCCGAGCTCGACCGTCGGCTCCGCGAGATGCCCAAGGTCGAGCTGCACGTACACCTCGAGGGCGCGATGGACGCCGACGCGGTGTGGGCGATGGCCGAGCGCAACGGCACGCCGCTGCCGGCCGCCTCGATCGACGAGTGGCGGTCGTTCTACGCGTTCCGCGACTTCGACCACTTCATCACGGTCTACACGGCCGCCGCGCGCGCGATGCGCACGCCCGAGGACTGGGCGTTCATGGCAGAGCGGTTCTGCGCGGGGCAGGCGGCACAGCACGTCGTCTACACGGAGGCGTTCCTCAGCGCGTCGCTGATGCTGCAGACGCTGCCGCCCGCGGTGCTCGTCGACGCGCTCGCGGCGGGCGTGGCGGCGGGCGAGGCGCGCCACGGGGTGCGCGTCCGCTTCATCCCCGACATCGCGCGGCACGTGCCCGACACGCAGCGCGCGGTCCTCGATTTCGTCTCACTGGGCCACGAACGCGGCCTGTTCCTCGGCCTCGGGCTCGGCGGGCCGGAGGTGGGGTTCCCGCCGGAGCTGTTCCGCGAGACGTACGCGGAGGCGCGGCGGCGCGGGCTGCGGGTGGTCGCGCACGCGGGCGAGACCGTGGGGGCGGCGGGCGTGCGCGGCGCGCTCGAGGCGTTAGGCGCCGAACGCATCGGGCACGGCGTGCGGGTGCTCGAGGACCCGGCCCTCGTGGAGCTGGCGCGGGCGCGCGGCGTGCCGTTCGAGGTCTGCCCGACGAGCAACTACCGGCTGAAGGTGGTGCCCGAGGGCGCGCCGCACCCGATCCGCGCGATGGTCGACGCGGGGCTCCTGTGCACGGTGAACTCGGACGACCCGCCGATGTTCGGCACGACGCTCGTCGACGAGTACCGGCGGCTCGCGCGGCAGGGGTTCGCGTGGGACGAGCTGTGGGCGCTCAACGCGAACGCGCTCGGCGCCGCGTTCCTCGGTGACGCGGAGCGCGCCGCGTACCGCGCCCGGTTCGACGCGTGGCGCGCGACGGCCTAA